A genomic segment from Colletotrichum higginsianum IMI 349063 chromosome 5, whole genome shotgun sequence encodes:
- a CDS encoding Short-chain dehydrogenase, producing MAAARSAFRLTTRFAAPRVAVRSQAARPFSVSARAFKSDVVSEKEIPVSVYAPDAKGAGQSDHFSIPVREHDSRPPTESPIPGPENDDVVPLTRKTFDSMPPMMQKLSVMGKTIVITGGARGLGNYMARACAEAGAKALVIFDANQELGDEAASELHQKTGLPVTFFKVDVRDGGAINAAVDSVVELYGAPDVLVNSAGIADSNIKAETYDPAMFRRLIDINLTGSFLMSQAVGRAMMKAGKPGSIILVASMSGSIVNYPQEQSCYNASKAGVIQFGKSLAAEWAKYNIRVNCISPGYMDTALNRVPALDAQKKIWKSLTPQDRLGSVDDLNGLCVFLASDASSFMTGSNVIIDGGYTCY from the exons ATGGCCGCCGCTCGCTCTGCTTTCCGTCTCACCACCCGCTTCGCTGCTCCTCGCGTTGCTGTCCGCAGCCAGGCCGCTCGCCCCTTCTCCGTCTCTGCTCGCGCCTTCAAGAGCGACGTCGTCAGTGAGAAGGAGATTCCCGTTTCCGTCTACGCCCCCGATGCCAAGGGTGCTGGCCAGTCTGACCACTTCTCCATCCCCGTCCGCGAGCACGACTCTCGCCCTCCCACCGAGTCCCCCATTCCCGGTCCCGAGAACGACGATGTCGTCCCTCTCACTCGCAAGACGTTCGATTCGATGCCTCCCATGATGCAGAAGCTTTCTGTCATGGGCAAGACAATCGTCATCACTGG CGGTGCTCGTGGCCTGGGCAACTACATGGCCCGCGCCTGTGCTGAGGCTGGTGCCAAGGCACTCGTCATTTTCGATGCTAACCAGGAGTTGGGTGACGAGGCCGCTTCCGAGCTGCACCAGAAGACTGGCTTGCCTGTCACCTTCTTTAAGGTGGATGTCCGTGACGGCGGTGCCATCAATGCTGCAGTTGACTCTGTGGTTGAGCTCTACGGTGCACCTGATGTTCTGGTCAATTCTGCTGGTATCGCTGA CTCCAACATCAAGGCCGAGACCTACGACCCTGCCATGTTTCGCCGTCTCATCGACATCAACCTGACTGGTTCATTCCTCATGTCCCAGGCCGTCGGTCGTGCCATGATGAAGGCTGGCAAGCCTGGCTCCATCATTTTGGTTGCCTCCATGTCTGGCAGCATTGTCAACTACCCCCAGGAGCAGTCTTGCTACAACGCTTCCAAGGCCGGTGTCATTCAGTTCGGCAAGTCTCTTGCTGCTGAGTGGGCCAAGTACAACATCCGTGTCAACTGCATTTCCCCCGGCTACATGGATACTGCCCTCAACCGTGTCCCTGCTCTAGACGCTCAGAAGAAGATCTGGAAGTCCCTGACTCCCCAAGACCGCCTCGGCAGCGTGGACGATCTCAACGGTCTCTGCGTCTTCTTGGCTTCCGATGCCTCCAGCTTCATGACTGGCTCCAACGTCATCATTGATGGTGGCTACACTTGCTACTAA
- a CDS encoding Arid/bright DNA binding domain-containing protein, whose amino-acid sequence MAPPKEAEVELHAISRTPEYEEFMTKLRAYHQERGTTLETEPKVGPVYLDLYKTFNHIVANGGYDKVSDEKLAWRRMAEQLGIHSSNVASTAFSLKEKYYKNLAAYEIKFVHGKEPPPKDILEDVSAKGGGLLSRTRENFRGVKRDSGTVGDSAAASGDDGTPTRERPTPDAAPTSSVRASRGLREAPPQRVIFQPDTGPSRPTRHVSGQQLGHAATPNPTGQPGGHHATPQQVQHTPVPLPHQPRAAPRGPSGSFNPPDAENTSTGVESFLPRSLQQQQHSILPMRPVDTPSNNPVEFARRRQFRRSLLEPPRRSGPYPGVGYDGPNIYIRCLYALRSGTFEEQQFALYHLVKISYERHDKFKFEGFPGLSEGLVEKVLEVGSIFYNVKWKISWVSQVAADNFDTLDGNEGTEDILERIDNLEPKQVNELIVPAKLADKMILINEAALTLRNMSQLRENAAHLAEFLPIKDLICIVLSLPEHELVVEVKHAMLDIAEALTPYIEIDSSDPLYKVLMWLLNDSDDRGIILTTLRALGRISMNLEATNRLDKVPTAVLTKIGELMLLNDDELKDACLDFLYQYTAVVSNVDNLVKSLNCEHLVQHLVRLLSHNARRYQEETLLKPMPKSPSTDEPAAMPEDLLQDLLKLDEPERCNQWVKCFFEEDKESFVTQIAAWQAYQNAFKSALQAIGQPLITPADFIRNSCSVYKGSKAEVWAGSGVPGEVQQKFIIHGIRCRVRPVGIEGQVFLRCLWDSTSGRPNEKCGHFFGSKEKMWNHVVAVHLKLARNEQGGFDNKEEEVRCQWADCTKYPKPTKMKLALMGHHLQTHCCQIFNGIVINEKKAQAGPQPSDNLVVHFEETATAPDEQNPAAPPQAAGIPLSAVLILRNIARNVVKTPAQEDLLKLHELGGEAGGWNERLFRTLLPRLYEVMTENKVLRPHVFSLIQLAESERDI is encoded by the exons ATGGCACCTCCAAAGGAAGCTGAGGTTGAGCTTCACGCCATCAGCCGAACCCCCGAATACGAGGAATTCATGACCAAGCTGAGAGCTTACCATCAGGAGCGAGGCACGACTCTCGAGACCGAGCCCAAGGTCGGACCGGTTTATCTTGATCTGTACAAGACATTCAACCATATTGTTGCAAATGGCGGCTACGACAAAGTGTCCGATGAGAAGCTAGCTTGGCGCCGGATGGCTGAGCAGCTTGGCATACACTCCTCCAACGTAGCCTCGACTGCTTTCTCTCTAAAGGAGAAGTACTACAAGAACCTTGCTGCCTATGAGATCAAGTTTGTTCATGGCAAGGAGCCCCCTCCCAAGGACATCTTGGAGGATGTGTCGGCCAAGGGTGGCGGTCTTTTGAGCCGCACTAGGGAGAACTTCCGCGGAGTCAAGCGCGATAGCGGCACAGTTGGTGACTCTGCGGCTGCTTCTGGAGATGACGGCACCCCTACCCGAGAGCGTCCAACCCCAGATGCCGCTCCCACATCCAGCGTTCGAGCTTCACGAGGCCTGCGCGAGGCTCCACCTCAGAGAGTCATTTTCCAGCCAGACACCGGCCCCTCCAGACCAACCCGCCATGTTTCTGGCCAGCAGCTAGGCCATGCCGCCACACCTAATCCCACCGGTCAGCCAGGCGGCCATCATGCCACTCCACAGCAGGTCCAGCACACTCCTGTTCCTCTTCCGCATCAGCCCCGGGCGGCGCCTCGTGGGCCGAGCGGCAGCTTCAACCCGCCCGATGCCGAAAATACCTCGACCGGTGTCGAGTCGTTTCTCCCACGTTctctgcagcagcagcaacacaGTATCCTTCCAATGCGCCCTGTTGACACGCCGAGTAACAATCCGGTCGAGTtcgctcgacgtcgtcagTTTAGACGCTCCCTTCTGGAGCCTCCTCGCCGTAGTGGGCCCTATCCTGGAG TTGGATACGACGGGCCGAACATTTACATCCGTTGTCTATACGCCTTACGCTCAGGCACCTTCGAAGAGCAGCAGTTCGCACTCTACCACCTTGTCAAAATTTCGTACGAACGTCATGACAAGTTCAAGTTCGAAGGGTTTCCCGGGCTCAGTGAAGGCCTGGTAGAGAAGGTATTGGAAGTCGGCAGCATCTTCTACAATGTGAAGTGGAAGATTTCTTGGGTGTCTCAAGTGGCTGCCGACAATTTCGACACTCTCGATGGTAATGAAGGAACGGAAGACATCCTGGAGCGCATCGACAATCTCGAACCGAAGCAAGTCAATGAGCTCATTGTGCCCGCAAAGCTTGCCGACAAGATGATACTCATCAACGAGGCCGCTCTGACGCTGAGAAATATGTCTCAGCTCCGGGAGAACGCCGCTCATCTGGCCGAGTTCCTGCCAATCAAGGACCTCATCTGCATTGTGCTTAGTCTTCCAGAGCACGAGTTGGTGGTGGAAGTAAAGCATGCAATGCTCGACATTGCCGAGGCTTTGACCCCCTACATTGAAATCGACTCGAGCGACCCCTTGTACAAGGTTCTCATGTGGCTTCTGAACGACTCTGACGATCGCGGCATCATACTCACCACTCTCCGCGCACTCGGACGCATCTCGATGAACCTCGAAGCTACCAACAGATTGGACAAGGTTCCTACGGCTGTTTTGACCAAGATCGGCGAGTTGATGCTactcaacgacgacgagctgaaGGATGCTTGTCTCGATTTCTTGTATCAGTACACGGCAGTCGTCAGCAATGTCGACAACCTGGTCAAGTCACTCAACTGTGAGCACCTGGTTCAGCACCTGGTCCGCCTTCTTTCCCACAACGCTAGGCGATACCAGGAAGAGACCCTTCTGAAGCCCATGCCCaagtcgccctcgaccgATGAGCCTGCTGCTATGCCCGAAGACCTACTGCAAGATCTCTTGAAGCTGGATGAGCCCGAGCGGTGCAACCAGTGGGTCAAGTGCTTCTTCGAAGAGGACAAGGAATCCTTTGTTACTCAGATTGCAGCCTGGCAGGCATACCAGAATGCTTTCAAATCGGCGCTCCAGGCCATTGGTCAGCCCCTCATTACACCGGCTGACTTCATTCGCAACAGCTGTTCGGTCTACAAGGGCTCCAAGGCTGAGGTCTGGGCTGGCAGCGGGGTTCCTGGAGAAGTCCAGCAGAAGTTCATCATTCATGGCATTCGATGCCGAGTTCGACCTGTGGGCATTGAGGGCCAAGTCTTCCTTCGATGCTTGTGGGACTCGACGTCTGGTCGACCAAATGAGAAATGCGGCCACTTCTTTGGAAGCAAGGAGAAGATGTGGAACCATGTTGTTGCGGTCCACCTCAAGCTGGCACGCAATGAGCAGGGTGGCTTCGACAAcaaagaggaggaggtcaGATGCCAGTGGGCCGACTGTACCAAGTATCCGAAGCCCACAAAGATGAAGCTTGCCCTGATGGGCCACCACCTCCAGACTCACTGCTGCCAGATCTTCAACGGCATTGTCATCAACGAGAAGAAAGCACAGGCTGGACCCCAGCCTAGTGACAATCTTGTGGTCCACTTTGAAGAGACAGCCACAGCTCCTGACGAGCAGAACCCTGCAGCTCCTCCTCAAGCGGCTGGAATTCCCCTCAGTGCAGTGCTGATTCTCCGCAATATCGCCCGCAATGTGGTCAAGACACCTGCGCAGGAAGACCTCCTTAAGCTACATGAGCTTGGAGGTGAGGCTGGGGGCTGGAACGAGCGACTTTTCCGGACTTTGCTCCCTCGTCTCTACGAGGTAATGACTGAAAACAAGGTTCTA CGACCCCATGTGTTCTCACTCATTCAGCTCGCCGAGTCAGAGAGAGATATTTAG
- a CDS encoding SelR domain-containing protein, with product MRFSPFISTLVFTFSNLTRVRAAQFVRAQAPYAAARPLRASMPSIPFLGALFGSSASQKDTMSYPDKRSADEWRAVLNKEQFRILREKGTEPPGSGKFDKHYPEEGVYTCAGCSAPLYKATHKFKSGCGWPAYFDSLPGAVVRHEDRAFGMARTEIVCANCGGHLGHVFKGEGFDTPTDERHCVNSVSLSFSPDEKKAGEGSGEGTKGESKV from the exons ATGCGATTCTCACCCTTCATCTCCACACTCGTCTTCACTTTCTCCAACCTCACCCGCGTCCGCGCCGCGCAGTTCGTTCGTGCTCAGGCTCCATACGCTGCCGCCCGCCCGCTCCGCGCTTCTATGCCCTCAATCCCGTTCTTGGGCGCTTTGTTTGGCTCTTCCGCATCGCAGAAAGATACCATGTCGTATCCTGACAAGAGATCCGCCGACGAGTGGCGGGCTGTTCTGAACAAGG AACAATTCCGCATTCTTCGCGAAAAGGGAACCGAGCCCCCCGGCTCGGGCAAATTCGACAAGCACTATCCCGAAGAGGGTGTTTACACCTGCGCCGGGTGCTCCGCGCCGCTGTACAAGGCCACGCACAAGTTCAAGTCGGGCTGCGGCTGGCCGGCCTACTTCGACTCGCTGCCCGGCGCCGTTGTGCGCCACGAGGACCGCGCCTTCGGCATGGCAAGAACCGAGATTGTCTGCGCCAACTGCGGCGGTCATTTGGGGCACGTCTTCAAGGGCGAGGGGTTCGACACGCCCACGGACGAGAGGCACTGCGTCAACAGTGTAAGCTTGTCGTTTTCCCctgacgagaagaaggccggggAGGGTAGTGGCGAGGGGACGAAAGGGGAGAGCAAGGTCTGA
- a CDS encoding Lactoylglutathione lyase: MNSLRALQRIKLVQNTLTTNHLGRTSQFTTMTATTDVKNYKFNHSMIRVKDPKASVKFYETLGMKVVKQIQQPEAKFDLYFLAYDSPNALSANKSAFDREGIIELTHNYGTENDPEYKINNGNTEPYRGFGHTCISVDNIQAACQRLEDAGYAFKKKLSDGKMRHIAFVLDPDQYWVEIIGQKPIEQTENIKETDVTTYRMNHTMLRVKDPQKSLRFYQDVLGMTLIRKNESSDFTLFFLAYGDLKEGESQAQREGILELTWNHGTEKDESFSYHNGNDQPQGFGHICVTVDDINAACARFEDLKCNWKKRLTDGRMKNVAFLLDPDNYWVEVVQNERFAGKENF; encoded by the exons ATGAACTCTCTTAGAGCCCTACAGAGAATCAAGCTTGTTCAAAACACGCTCACGACCAATCATCTAG GACGAACCAGCCAGTTTACAACCATGACTGCCACAACGGATGTCAAGAACTACAAGTTCAATCACTCGATG ATCCGAGTGAAAGACCCAAAGGCTTCGG TCAAATTCTATGAAACCCTCGGCATGAAGGTCGTGAAGCAAATCCAGCAGCCCGAGGCCAAGTTCGACTTGTACTTCCTTGCCTACGACTCGCCCAACGCGCTATCGGCGAACAAGAGCGCCTTTGACCGCGAGGGCATCATCGAACTGACCCATAACTACGGCACCGAGAATGACCCGGAGTACAAAATCAACAACGGCAACACGGAGCCGTACCGCGGCTTCGGTCACACGTGCATCAGCGTCGACAACATCCAGGCAGCGTGCCAGCGCCTGGAAGACGCGGGCTACGCGTtcaagaagaagctgtcGGACGGCAAGATGCGCCACATTGCATTCGTGCTGGATCCTGACCAGTACTGGGTCGAGATTATCGGGCAGAAACCGATTGAGCAGACGGAGAATATTAAGGAGACGGATGTGACCACGTACAGAATG AACCACACAATGCTTCGCGTCAAGGACCCTCAAAAGTCACTCAGGTTCTACCAGGACGTCCTTGGCATGACGCTGATCCGCAAGAACGAGTCCAGTGACTTCACGCTCTTCTTCCTAGCCTACGGCGACCTCAAAGAGGGCGAGAGCCAGGCTCAGCGCGAGGGTATCCTCGAGCTGACATGGAACCACGGCACCGAGAAAGACGAGAGCTTCAGCTACCACAACGGCAATGACCAGCCTCAGGGCTTTGGGCATATTT GTGTCACGGTCGACGATATAAACGCCGCTTGCGCTCGTTTTGAGGACTTGAAGTGCAACTGGAAGAAGCGCCTTACTGACGGCCGCATGAAGAACGTCGCCTTCCTGCTGGACCCTGACAACTACTGGGTCGAGGTTGTGCAGAACGAGAGATTTGCCGGGAAGGAGAATTTCTAA
- a CDS encoding Piwi domain-containing protein codes for MEDYGRGGRGRGRGDRGRGDGGRGRGGVGGFRGDRGGGGGFRGDRGGGGDGFRGDRGGGFRGGQGGGGGYRGDRGGRGGGFDRGGRGGGRGGRGGRPPPFDGEGSFYGQNTPSIPQPDSGITELENQIIRSHQAKDTSLVKKMSNMKMTEANAAALMPRRPAYGTLGNKVLLWANYFRLTVNPTVIYRYNLEVRKGESKEKEPASADKVKGKAKEKVRDGGGDGSPATIPARKLKIILQNALEELRKLEPGAIVATEFKSQLVSLKKLKLAINPIHVVFKKESSNRQETYSVKIVGETEAPLADMKEYLKTMIDKSDPDEVNFPRFATSVDALGVILGYTPRASEQVTAIGKGRFFPWGPGAASAQLGYNDPLTAIRGYFQSVKLGTGRLLLNVNVTHGVFKTPVNVRELCHWFNVINVFGDGNPARAKAARMRLRTLSKFLARTRVAVKFRDSNNKEITGKKTILGLADRFEVSQTVLGRDVLFRPDFNHGGPQEVKFNLQPPEGKDKVMNNKEPGFYTVEQYWTWKYGTAPDKTMPLVNLGTRDKPMFFPAEQCTIMPGQAVRSKLTGEETTAMLDFACRSPFANAVSLTFESCSALGFDDKLLDDFGLKVDKKLLTVNGRELIPPPVSYKNKDVTARAGSWNMNGVKVAKSGRRIEAWTWVRILDGSRQHQTPEVAAIVGNFARFLETSGIPINQQTAYGQQREINVSQGNYDAPIDNYFNKLKQHLKGNTMNFFLLVVLPRQDTALYGIIKKLADTQYGIHTICVVEKTFMKDSPQTYANVGLKWNLKNGGVNHIIKNPIDIIKAGTTMVVGYDVTHPTNMPNDKNAAPSLVGLVASIDKDMGQWPAVSWEQSSRQEMLGDELTGHFEDRLRLWMKHNQNKLPEYIIIYRDGVSEGQFTQVLDVELPMIRKACSKLYQAGRKPKMSIIVSVKRHQTRFYPTSEQTMDPKSRNIRSGTVVDRGVTQARYWDFFLTAHTALKGTARPAHYTVLLDEVFRDKYGVGDAAANNLEKLTHDLCYLFGRATKAVSICPPAYYADIVCERARVHRPEHFDVSDTASSISGASGLTTARRVHENLKNTMYYI; via the exons ATGGAGGACTATGGACGTGGAGGCCGTGGTCGCGGCCGGGGTGACCGTGgtcgcggcgacggcggtcgtggccgaggcggtgTCGGCGGATTCAGAGGAGAtcgcggcggtggtggtggattCAGAGGagaccgcggcggcggcggcgacggcttcCGGGGAGATCGTGGCGGAGGCTTCCGAGgtggccaaggcggcggtggtggttaCAGAGGCGATCGCGGAGGCAGAGGCGGTGGTTTTGACCGTGGTGGTCGAggtggcggccgaggtggccgCGGTGGTCGCCCTCCACCATTTGACGGCGAGGGATCTTTCTACGG TCAAAACACTCCCTCAATTCCTCAACCCGACAGCGGTATCACTGAGCTCGAAAATCAGATCATCAGGTCCCACCAGGCGAAGGACACCAGCCTCGTCAAGAAGATGAGCAACATGAAGATGACCGAGGCTAACGCAGCCGCTCTCATGCCCCGTCGTCCTGCTTACGGCACTTTGGGCAACAAGGTTCTTCTTTGGGCCAACTACTTCCGCTTGACCGTCAACCCTACCGTCATCTATCGATACAACCTCGAGGTTCGTAAGGGCGAATCGAAAGAGAAAGAgcccgccagcgccgacaaggtcaaAGGCAAGGCCAAAGAGAAGGTCCgggatggtggtggtgacggttCCCCTGCAACGATTCCCGCTCGCAAGCTGAAGATCATCCTGCAAAATGCTCTCGAGGAACTTCGGAAACTCGAACCTGGCGCCATTGTCGCTACCGAGTTCAAGAGTCAGCTCGTCTCGCTCAAGAAGCTTAAGTTGGCGATCAACCCGATTCATGTTGTCTTCAAGAAGGAGAGCTCCAATCGACAGGAGACATATTCCGTCAAGATCGTTGGTGAGACGGAAGCTCCTTTGGCTGACATGAAGGAGTATTTGAAGACAATGATCGATAAGAGCGACCCGGACGAAGTCAACTTTCCCAGGTTCGCGACGTCTGTGGACGCCCTTGGCGTTATTCTGGGTTACACTCCACGGGCTAGTGAACAGGTCACTGCTATTGGCAAGGGTCGTTTCTTCCCGTGGGGTCCCGGAGCAGCCAGCGCTCAGCTTGGTTATAACGACCCCCTCACCGCCATTCGGGGTTACTTCCAGAGTGTCAAGCTCGGCACCGGAAGATTGCTTCTGAACGTCAACGTCACCCACGGTGTTTTCAAGACCCCGGTCAACGTCCGTGAGCTTTGCCACTGGTTCAATGTCATCAACGTCTTTGGTGACGGCAATCCAGCCAGAGCCAAGGCTGCTCGAATGCGCCTCCGTACTCTGTCTAAGTTTCTGGCTCGCACTCGCGTCGCGGTCAAGTTCCGAGACTCTAACAACAAGGAGATCACGGGCAAGAAGACTATTCTTGGCCTTGCAGACAGGTTTGAGGTTTCCCAGACAGTCTTGGGCAGGGATGTCTTGTTCCGCCCGGATTTCAATCACGGCGGCCCCCAGGAGGTCAAGTTCAACTTGCAGCCGCCCGAAGGAAAGGACAAAGTAATGAACAACAAGGAGCCCGGCTTCTACACCGTTGAACAATACTGGACATGGAAATATGGCACGGCGCCCGATAAGACGATGCCTCTTGTCAACCTCGGAACGCGCGACAAGCCCATGTTCTTCCCTGCCGAGCAATGCACCATCATGCCTGGCCAAGCTGTTCGTTCAAAGCTCACTGGCGAGGAGACCACGGCGATGCTCGACTTTGCTTGCCGCTCTCCCTTTGCCAACGCCGTTTCCCTGACTTTTGAAAGCTGTTCGGCATTGGGCTTTGACGAcaagcttctcgacgacTTCGGCCTTAAGGTAGACAAGAAGCTCCTTACAGTCAACGGCCGCGAGCTGATCCCGCCTCCCGTGTCCTACAAAAATAAAGACGTTACCGCTCGAGCAGGCTCTTGGAACATGaacggcgtcaaggtcgcGAAGTCTGGACGCAGGATTGAGGCTTGGACGTGGGTGCGCATCCTGGACGGTAGTCGGCAGCATCAAACCCCCGAAGTGGCGGCCATTGTTGGAAACTTTGCTCGTTTCCTCGAAACTAGCGGAATTCCAATCAACCAGCAAACCGCCTACGGACAACAGCGAGAAATTAACGTCAGCCAAGGCAATTACGATGCGCCTATTGACAATTACTTCAACAAGCTGAAGCAGCATCTCAAGGGCAACACGATGAACTTCTTCCTGCTCGTTGTTCTTCCGCGACAAGACACTGCACTCTACGGCATCATCAAGAAGCTTGCGGACACACAATACGGCATCCACACGATCTGTGTGGTGGAGAAAACCTTCATGAAGGATAGTCCACAGACTTACGCCAACGTCGGACTTAAGTGGAACTTGAAGAACGGAGGCGTCAACCACATCATCAAGAACCCTATCGACATCATCAAAGCCGGCACTACCATGGTAGTTGGTTACGATGTGACCCATCCCACGAACATGCCAAACGACAAAAATGCCGCGCCCAGTCTGGTTGGATTGGTGGCGAGTATCGACAAAGACATGGGACAGTGGCCCGCAGTGTCGTGGGAGCAGAGTAGTCGCCAAGAGATGCTGGGTGATGAACTGACTGGTCATTTCGAGGATCGTCTTCGACTTTGGATGAAGCACAACCAGAATAAGCTGCCGGAGTACATCATCATCTACCGAGACGGTGTTTCTGAGGGACAGTTCACGCAGGTTCTCGATGTCGAGCTGCCCATGATCCGTAAGGCGTGCTCCAAGCTATATCAAGCCGGCCGCAAGCCCAAGATGTCGATCATTGTGTCTGTCAAGCGTCACCAGACTCGATTCTATCCGACCTCGGAGCAGACGATGGATCCGAAGTCGCGCAACATCCGCAGCGGCACTGTGGTTGACCGCGGCGTCACGCAGGCTCGTTACTGGGACTTCTTCCTCACAGCCCACACGGCTCTGAAGGGGACCGCTCGCCCGGCGCACTACACGGTGCTCTTGGACGAGGTCTTCCGTGACAAGTACGGTGTTGGTGACGCGGCTGCGAACAACTTAGAGAAGCTCACGCACGACCTGTGCTACTTGTTCGGCCGAGCTACCAAGGCCGTCAGTATCTGCCCGCCCGCATACTACGCGGACATCGTGTGCGAACGAGCCCGCGTGCACCGTCCTGAGCACTTCGATGTCTCGGACACAGCATCAAGCATCAGTGGTGCTTCCGGCCTGACCACAGCCAGACGAGTGCATGAAAACTTGAAAAACACAATGTACTATATCTAG
- a CDS encoding Cytidine and deoxycytidylate deaminase zinc-binding region, whose amino-acid sequence MTSGIDDIQPAPIAPGDHTAYLQYALSLAKQSPPKPSNYRVGALLVNPASNTVVSTGYTLELPGNTHAEQCCFMKLAEQHEVAEEDLISVIKTPLVLYTTMEPCSVRLSGNLPCTNRILKLRSFIKAVYVGVQEPEKFVKDNTGRGALERAGVDFVHIKGLEGEILKAATAGHVKNPS is encoded by the coding sequence ATGACATCAGGGATCGATGACATTCAACCGGCGCCGATTGCACCCGGCGATCACACAGCATATCTCCAATATGCACTCTCACTCGCGAAGCAATCTCCGCCAAAGCCTTCCAACTACAGGGTTGGAGCTTTGCTCGTCAACCCCGCCAGCAACACAGTCGTCTCAACGGGTTACACTTTGGAGCTTCCCGGTAACACACACGCTGAGCAATGTTGCTTCATGAAGCTGGCCGAGCAGCAtgaggtggccgaggaggatcTCATCTCGGTGATCAAGACGCCCTTAGTCCTTTACACCACCATGGAGCCATGCTCAGTCAGGCTCAGCGGAAACCTGCCTTGCACCAACAGGATCCTCAAACTGCGGTCTTTCATCAAGGCTGTCTACGTTGGCGTCCAAGAGCCGGAAAAGTTTGTCAAAGATAACACAGGGCGGGGTGCTCTCGAGAGAGCGGGTGTCGATTTCGTTCACATCAAGGGTTTGGAGGGCGAAATACTGAAGGCCGCTACGGCTGGCCACGTCAAGAACCCGTCATAG
- a CDS encoding DnaJ domain-containing protein — protein sequence MSSPGDSIEEEPPVIEPYEILGLEREATADQIKSAYRKAALKNHPDKVTDDKRDEAKEKFQSIAFAYAVLSDPARRKRYDATGSTSESIVDSEGFNWSDFYHEQFRDAISADAIENFAKKYKGSDEEKDDVLLAYTEHKGDMDKIYETVMLSNVLEDDERFRTIIDDAITSKDVPTFKRYTKESKLSKAARVKAAKGEAQEAEEYAKELGVHDKLFGGGKATKGRKKAKEGGEDDLAALIKSNQQKRAGFLDDLAAKYGATSQPKKGKRRAVEEEEPSEEAFQAAAARLKKPKTEESKPANAGRRSKR from the exons ATGTCTTCACCAGGGGATTCTATTGAGGAGGAGCCTCCTGTCATTGAACCCTACGAGATTCTTGGACTAGAGCGCGAGGCTACGGCCGACCAGATCAAGTCAGCCTACCGGAAGGCAGCTCTCAAAAACCACCCAG ACAAGGTCACCGACGATAAGAGAGacgaggcgaaggagaaATTCCAGTCCATTGCCTTTGCGTACGCCGTCCTGTCCGACCCGGCACGACGCAAGCGCTATGATGCCACAGGCTCGACTTCTGAGTCCATCGTCGACTCAGAAGGCTTCAATTGGTCCGACTTCTACCACGAACAATTCCGAGATGCGATATCTGCAGACGCCATTGAAAATTTTGCCAAGAAGTACAAGGGctccgacgaggagaaaGATGATGTACTGCTTGCCTACACGGAACACAAGGGCGACATGGACAAGATTTACGAAACGGTGATGCTGAGCAACGTACTCGAGGATGACGAACGCTTCCGCACCATCATTGACGATGCAATTACCAGTAAAGATGTCCCGACCTTCAAACGATACACCAAGGAGAGCAAATTGTCCAAGGCGGCCCGCGTCAAGGCAGCAAAGGGCGAGGCgcaagaggccgaggagtACGCCAAGGAGTTGGGCGTACACGATAAGCTCTTCGGTGGCGGCAAGGCAACCAAAGGAcggaagaaggcgaaggaaGGTGGCGAGGATGATCTGGCAGCGCTCATCAAGAGTAACCAGCAAAAGCGCGCCGGCTTCCTGGATGACCTTGCCGCCAAGTATGGGGCCACCAGCCAGCCCAAAAAGGGCAAGAGGAGAGCCGTCGAAGAGGAAGAGCCGTCAGAAGAGGCATtccaggctgctgctgcgcggttgaagaagcccaagacaGAGGAGAGCAAACCCGCGAACGCGGGACGGAGATCAAAGCGGTAG